One Luteibacter sp. 9135 DNA segment encodes these proteins:
- a CDS encoding cation:proton antiporter, producing the protein MGYLGWIIFFGGLLVATSASAGFIRRSPITTFAIYLVAGAVVGPAVLSLTALAFDGRSTGWLRPATEMGMIVSLFITGLKLRLPFNDPGWRMAIRLALPGMVLTVGGVCVVGHVVFGWPWPLSLALAAILSPTDPVLASLVSVDDARDDDALRVGLSGEAGLNDGTALPFLVLALAWMTGEATGDPGFWPHWFTVELGWDWLGGIGIGFLIGWGLGHIGTRFRHAAQGVAPSDLLALGTMALAYGAAEALHGSGFLAAFAAGVGLRRVEMGVTHGHPPVDENAEAREDDGVRAPAEFLVNPNERTTAEAEHPAQAVGWVVSDALSFGETMERLIGAAMVFMVGIGVLPLFTLDGVLLAAALFFVIRPLAVWIATVRSGAPWQRRLLFGWFGIRGLGSLNYLAYALVHGLAGPHARTAASAVLTVVALSIVAHGASTTPLMNWRSRALARHEGEKGEARG; encoded by the coding sequence ATGGGCTATCTGGGTTGGATCATCTTCTTCGGTGGATTGCTGGTCGCCACCTCGGCCAGTGCGGGATTTATCCGGCGAAGCCCGATCACCACGTTCGCCATCTATCTCGTCGCCGGTGCCGTCGTGGGCCCGGCCGTCCTCTCTCTGACCGCCCTCGCCTTCGACGGGCGAAGCACGGGGTGGCTGCGTCCGGCGACCGAGATGGGCATGATCGTGTCGTTGTTCATCACGGGGCTGAAGCTGCGCCTGCCGTTCAACGATCCGGGCTGGCGCATGGCGATACGCCTGGCGCTGCCGGGCATGGTGCTTACCGTGGGCGGCGTATGCGTCGTCGGGCATGTGGTGTTCGGCTGGCCGTGGCCGCTGTCGCTTGCCCTCGCCGCCATCCTGTCTCCCACCGATCCGGTGCTGGCCAGCCTGGTGTCGGTGGACGATGCACGCGACGACGATGCGCTACGGGTCGGATTGTCCGGCGAGGCGGGTCTCAACGACGGCACGGCCCTGCCCTTCCTCGTCCTGGCGCTGGCCTGGATGACCGGTGAGGCAACCGGCGATCCGGGCTTCTGGCCGCACTGGTTCACCGTGGAACTGGGCTGGGACTGGCTCGGCGGTATCGGTATCGGTTTCCTGATCGGCTGGGGCCTGGGCCATATCGGCACCCGTTTTCGTCATGCCGCGCAGGGGGTGGCGCCGAGCGACCTGCTCGCGCTGGGCACCATGGCGCTGGCGTACGGCGCGGCGGAGGCATTGCATGGCTCCGGTTTCCTCGCCGCGTTCGCCGCGGGAGTGGGCCTGCGCCGCGTGGAGATGGGGGTCACCCATGGGCATCCGCCGGTGGACGAGAACGCCGAGGCACGCGAGGACGATGGCGTCCGCGCACCGGCCGAATTCCTGGTCAATCCCAACGAGCGCACAACGGCGGAAGCGGAACATCCGGCGCAGGCGGTCGGCTGGGTGGTATCCGATGCCTTGTCCTTCGGCGAGACCATGGAGCGGCTGATCGGCGCGGCGATGGTGTTCATGGTGGGCATCGGCGTGCTGCCGCTGTTCACCCTCGACGGGGTGCTGCTGGCGGCGGCGTTGTTCTTCGTGATCCGGCCGCTGGCCGTGTGGATCGCTACCGTGCGTTCGGGTGCGCCATGGCAGCGGCGGTTGTTGTTCGGGTGGTTCGGCATCCGCGGGCTGGGCAGCCTGAACTACCTGGCGTACGCGCTCGTCCACGGACTGGCGGGGCCGCACGCACGCACCGCGGCGTCCGCCGTCCTGACCGTCGTTGCGCTCAGCATCGTCGCGCATGGCGCCAGCACCACGCCGCTGATGAACTGGCGCAGCCGGGCACTCGCCCGGCACGAAGGCGAGAAAGGCGAAGCTAGAGGCTGA
- a CDS encoding AI-2E family transporter codes for MNSSTPPTKPTVEPEVSTVLDSAVDDAEMPLPSDPKTVFLGGLFILAVLAGAFVAKEVILPVVLAFILKLLLQPVMRLLARIKVPRVLASLLMILALFGILAGLGSALSGPASNWAKRLPEGLPRLQQRVQVISGPLDSLKGMLDHAKGMVGGGTPASAGAVTADEKQAAPVAAGSSDIQSTILSGVQTFASEFLTTFLVLFFLLNSGDTFLRRLVEVMPRFKDKRQVIDISQQVESDVSSYLVTITVMNAAVGVATGLAMWALGLPDAALWGAVAFLLNYVPILGPLVGVVTFLGVGMLSLDPLWKAFMPMVLYGAIHIIEGETVTPMLLARRFTLNPVLVIVALLFWDWMWGVPGAILAVPMLAITKIVCDRIRPLAAFGHFLEGEKHGIDP; via the coding sequence ATGAACAGCAGCACGCCGCCCACGAAACCGACGGTCGAACCGGAGGTTTCCACAGTGCTGGACTCCGCCGTCGACGACGCCGAAATGCCCTTGCCGAGCGACCCGAAGACGGTGTTCCTCGGTGGCCTGTTCATCCTTGCCGTGCTGGCGGGTGCCTTCGTCGCCAAGGAAGTCATCCTTCCCGTGGTGCTCGCCTTCATCCTCAAGCTGCTGCTCCAGCCGGTGATGCGGCTGCTGGCGCGGATCAAGGTGCCCCGGGTGCTGGCGTCGCTGCTGATGATCCTGGCGCTGTTCGGCATCCTGGCCGGTCTGGGCAGTGCGCTCAGCGGCCCGGCGAGCAACTGGGCCAAGCGCCTGCCCGAAGGCCTGCCGCGTCTGCAGCAGCGTGTGCAGGTGATCAGCGGTCCGCTCGACAGCCTCAAGGGCATGCTCGACCACGCCAAGGGCATGGTGGGTGGTGGCACTCCGGCCAGTGCCGGTGCCGTCACGGCGGACGAGAAACAGGCGGCTCCCGTCGCCGCGGGTTCGTCGGATATCCAGTCGACCATCCTTTCCGGCGTGCAGACGTTCGCCTCGGAGTTCCTGACCACGTTCCTGGTGCTGTTCTTCCTGCTCAATTCCGGCGACACCTTCCTGCGCCGGCTGGTGGAGGTGATGCCGCGCTTCAAGGACAAGCGCCAGGTGATCGACATCTCGCAACAGGTCGAGTCCGATGTGTCGTCCTACCTGGTGACGATCACCGTGATGAACGCGGCGGTGGGCGTCGCCACGGGCCTGGCCATGTGGGCGCTCGGATTGCCCGATGCCGCCCTGTGGGGCGCGGTCGCCTTTCTGCTCAACTACGTGCCGATCCTGGGGCCGCTGGTGGGCGTGGTGACCTTCCTCGGGGTGGGCATGCTCAGCCTCGATCCGCTCTGGAAAGCCTTCATGCCGATGGTCCTCTACGGCGCCATCCACATCATCGAAGGCGAGACGGTCACCCCGATGCTGCTGGCGCGTCGCTTCACTCTCAATCCGGTGCTGGTCATCGTGGCGCTGCTGTTCTGGGACTGGATGTGGGGTGTTCCCGGCGCGATCCTCGCCGTGCCCATGCTGGCCATCACCAAGATCGTCTGCGATCGCATCCGCCCGCTTGCCGCCTTCGGTCACTTCCTGGAAGGCGAAAAGCACGGCATCGACCCCTGA
- a CDS encoding ABC transporter ATP-binding protein, which yields MLRVDGLVKTVPGGRTLFDGLDLALAPGEFVAVTGESGAGKSTLLNLIAGLDTPDAGQVRIGGTDIAGLDDDGRTALRRDSIGFVFQAFHVLPHLDLAHNVALPLALQGREAGESLLAAEAMLVAVGLGGRGGAYPRELSGGELQRVAVARALVHRPGLILADEPTGNLDPETAARTLALFVERVREAGAAVLLVTHSAVAAAAADRTLVLSQQGLVPRG from the coding sequence ATGCTCAGGGTCGATGGACTGGTCAAGACGGTGCCCGGAGGCCGCACGCTGTTCGATGGCCTCGATCTGGCGCTGGCCCCCGGTGAATTCGTCGCCGTCACCGGCGAATCCGGTGCGGGCAAGTCCACGCTGCTGAACCTCATCGCGGGTCTGGATACCCCCGATGCGGGGCAGGTGCGTATCGGCGGCACCGACATCGCCGGCCTGGACGACGATGGCCGCACGGCGCTGCGTCGCGACAGCATCGGCTTCGTGTTCCAGGCGTTCCATGTGCTGCCGCACCTGGATCTGGCGCACAACGTGGCGTTGCCGCTGGCCCTGCAGGGACGCGAAGCGGGCGAATCCCTGCTTGCCGCCGAAGCCATGCTCGTGGCGGTGGGCCTGGGTGGCCGCGGCGGCGCCTATCCGCGGGAACTGTCGGGCGGCGAGTTGCAGCGCGTGGCGGTCGCGCGGGCCCTGGTCCACCGACCCGGGTTGATCCTGGCCGACGAACCCACGGGCAACCTCGATCCCGAGACCGCGGCGCGCACGCTCGCGTTGTTCGTCGAGCGCGTGCGCGAGGCCGGCGCCGCGGTGCTGCTGGTGACCCATTCCGCCGTGGCGGCGGCCGCGGCGGATCGCACCCTCGTGTTGTCGCAGCAGGGTCTCGTGCCGCGTGGCTGA
- a CDS encoding DUF2252 family protein — translation MAKSIPRTLEERAPRLASLRNLKMAKSAHAFVRGNTVQFYEWLEKSGRALPKGPDLWICGDCHVSNIGPVADMEGGIDIQIRDLDQSVIGNPAHDIVRLAVSLATAARGSDLPGVVTAHMVEQLIDGYERAMGSGRKVYRVVERPDAIKLVMKTALKRRWKDLARERIEGSHPVIPEGRRFWPVTAEEREELHALVSTEGMRSLVTQIVHRADDAAIELVDAKYWVKGCSSLGRLRYALLVRVGQGKGELCLVDVKEALRAAAPRSADAVMPRDHASRVREGALHLAPNLGQRMLGGRVQGRSVFVRELRPQDLKVDIERMDGDQAMDVARYLGNVVGRAHAAQLTREQRRTWLGELARNRPANIDAPSWLWRSVVELVQAHEGGYLEHCRRYATAAP, via the coding sequence ATGGCGAAGTCGATTCCACGCACACTGGAGGAGCGGGCTCCCCGGCTGGCCTCATTGCGCAATTTGAAGATGGCGAAGTCGGCGCACGCTTTTGTCCGTGGCAACACGGTGCAGTTCTACGAATGGCTGGAGAAGTCCGGGCGCGCGTTGCCCAAGGGCCCGGACCTCTGGATTTGCGGCGACTGCCATGTCAGTAACATCGGTCCCGTGGCCGACATGGAAGGCGGCATCGATATCCAGATCCGCGACCTCGACCAGTCCGTGATCGGCAATCCCGCCCACGACATCGTCCGGCTGGCGGTGTCGCTCGCCACCGCGGCGCGCGGCTCCGACCTGCCGGGCGTGGTCACGGCACACATGGTGGAGCAGTTGATCGACGGCTACGAACGCGCGATGGGCAGCGGCCGCAAGGTTTACCGCGTGGTGGAACGACCGGACGCGATCAAGCTGGTGATGAAGACGGCGCTGAAGCGACGCTGGAAAGACCTGGCGCGCGAGCGCATCGAGGGCAGCCATCCGGTCATTCCCGAGGGGCGTCGCTTCTGGCCGGTCACGGCCGAGGAGCGTGAGGAATTGCATGCGCTGGTTTCCACGGAGGGCATGCGCTCACTGGTGACGCAGATCGTGCATCGCGCCGACGACGCCGCCATCGAACTGGTCGATGCCAAGTACTGGGTCAAGGGATGCAGTTCGCTCGGGCGCCTGCGCTATGCGCTGCTGGTACGCGTCGGGCAGGGCAAGGGTGAGCTGTGCCTCGTCGACGTGAAGGAAGCCCTGCGCGCGGCCGCGCCCCGCAGCGCCGATGCCGTCATGCCACGCGACCACGCATCGCGGGTCAGGGAGGGTGCGCTGCACCTCGCGCCCAATCTCGGCCAGCGCATGCTGGGTGGGCGGGTACAGGGAAGGTCGGTGTTCGTGCGCGAACTGCGCCCGCAGGACCTGAAGGTCGATATCGAGCGCATGGACGGCGACCAGGCCATGGACGTGGCGCGTTACCTCGGCAACGTGGTCGGTCGTGCCCACGCGGCGCAGCTCACCCGCGAACAACGCCGCACATGGCTGGGCGAACTCGCGCGCAACCGGCCGGCAAACATCGATGCGCCGTCATGGCTGTGGCGCAGCGTGGTCGAACTTGTCCAGGCGCACGAGGGCGGCTATCTCGAACATTGCCGGCGCTACGCCACCGCGGCGCCTTGA
- a CDS encoding HD-GYP domain-containing protein, which translates to MGTRGSSLREIPTGKLRLGMFVHDVGVSWVSHPFWRTKFLLETADDLATLRGLDVATVWIDTSKGLGELVTAPAPAAPASLAPGDDTAVAEPGAPLAPSVPDPVLTAQALCERARGVVVRMFQQARLGGGIDATAARELVDDMSRSIESHPSALLSLVRLKTADDYTYMHSVAVAALMISFARHLQLDSLRVRAAGMAGLLHDVGKSQVPLDVLNKPAELSATETAQVRRHPQLGHRLLVSRGGVDPEALDACLHHHEKFDGTGYPDGLVGEQITRLARMTAICDVYDAITSDRPYKRAWDPAHSVQRMASWHGHFDPRLFRAFVRTVGVYPIGALVRLESGRLAVVLDGSRDALTQPIVRVFYSIVEGRRVEPFVLDLSETGCDDRVSAKEVRGEWSDAELAELALP; encoded by the coding sequence ATGGGGACGCGCGGGTCGTCGCTGAGGGAAATTCCGACGGGGAAGCTCCGGCTCGGCATGTTCGTCCATGACGTCGGCGTGTCCTGGGTGTCGCATCCGTTCTGGCGTACGAAGTTCCTGCTCGAGACCGCCGACGACCTGGCGACGCTTCGCGGGCTGGATGTCGCCACGGTCTGGATCGATACGTCCAAGGGGCTGGGCGAACTGGTGACGGCGCCGGCACCCGCCGCCCCGGCTTCGTTGGCGCCGGGGGACGATACGGCGGTGGCAGAACCGGGCGCGCCACTCGCGCCGTCCGTTCCCGATCCTGTCCTTACCGCCCAGGCCTTGTGTGAGCGCGCGCGCGGCGTGGTCGTGCGGATGTTCCAGCAGGCGCGTCTGGGTGGGGGTATCGATGCCACGGCGGCGCGCGAACTGGTCGACGACATGTCGCGGTCGATCGAGTCGCATCCCTCGGCCTTGCTCAGCCTGGTTCGCCTGAAGACGGCTGACGATTACACCTATATGCATTCCGTGGCCGTGGCCGCTCTGATGATCAGCTTCGCCCGGCACCTGCAACTCGACTCGCTTCGCGTGCGGGCGGCGGGCATGGCCGGCCTGTTACACGACGTCGGCAAGTCGCAGGTGCCGCTGGATGTCCTGAACAAGCCGGCCGAACTCAGCGCGACGGAAACCGCGCAGGTACGCCGGCATCCGCAACTGGGCCATCGCCTGCTGGTGAGCCGCGGCGGCGTGGACCCGGAAGCCCTGGACGCGTGCCTGCACCATCATGAGAAGTTCGACGGCACTGGCTACCCGGATGGCCTGGTCGGCGAGCAGATCACCCGCCTGGCGCGCATGACGGCCATCTGCGACGTGTACGACGCGATCACCTCGGACCGGCCGTACAAGCGGGCCTGGGACCCGGCGCATTCGGTACAGCGCATGGCGAGCTGGCACGGCCATTTCGATCCGCGCCTGTTCCGCGCCTTCGTGCGCACCGTGGGTGTTTACCCCATAGGTGCTCTTGTGCGGCTGGAGTCGGGGCGCCTGGCCGTGGTGCTGGACGGCTCGCGCGATGCACTCACCCAGCCGATCGTCCGTGTGTTCTATTCGATCGTCGAAGGCCGCCGGGTGGAGCCATTCGTGCTCGACCTCAGCGAAACCGGCTGCGACGATCGCGTATCGGCCAAGGAAGTGCGCGGCGAATGGTCGGATGCCGAACTGGCCGAGCTCGCCTTGCCCTAG
- a CDS encoding NUDIX domain-containing protein produces MPPLAERVRIVESHVLSHDWYLLKKTVFDFRRSDGSWQRQQRETYDRGNGAVVLLYNERARTVVLTRQFRFPAFVNGYADLLIEAPAGLLDHATPEERIRLEVEEETGYRIHDVRKVFEAFMSPGSVTEKLHFFVATYEASAKVGSGGGIAAEGEDIEVVETPFDEALAMVARGEIVDAKTIMLLQHAALHIFGTTTI; encoded by the coding sequence ATGCCCCCGCTTGCCGAGCGTGTACGGATCGTCGAAAGCCACGTGCTCTCGCACGACTGGTACCTGTTGAAGAAGACCGTGTTCGATTTCCGTCGCTCCGACGGCAGCTGGCAGCGCCAGCAACGCGAAACCTACGACCGCGGCAACGGCGCGGTGGTGCTGCTCTACAACGAACGGGCGCGCACCGTGGTGCTCACCCGGCAGTTCCGCTTCCCCGCGTTCGTCAATGGCTACGCCGACCTGCTGATCGAGGCACCTGCCGGGCTGCTCGACCACGCCACGCCTGAGGAACGCATCCGTCTGGAGGTGGAGGAAGAAACCGGCTATCGCATCCACGACGTGCGCAAGGTGTTCGAGGCGTTCATGAGCCCCGGGTCGGTCACCGAGAAACTGCATTTCTTCGTCGCCACCTACGAGGCTTCGGCCAAGGTCGGCAGCGGCGGTGGCATCGCCGCCGAGGGTGAAGACATCGAGGTGGTCGAAACGCCATTCGACGAAGCGCTGGCCATGGTCGCCCGCGGCGAGATCGTGGATGCGAAGACGATCATGCTGTTGCAGCACGCCGCCCTGCATATCTTCGGCACGACGACGATCTAG
- a CDS encoding FtsX-like permease family protein encodes MAERRLLPLAGRWLLGSEWRAYPGRALSAVLAIALGVSLGFAVHLINASALGEFDKAVHAVSGAADLTLRSASPLGFDEMLYPRVARLADIDVSPVVVLPATLDGTTPVSLEGVDLLRPAPTGQATGPIDAGAMGGLLAGDAIYLSQGIQKIVGRAPGETVTLTANGRSRQVRIAGSLPEGAQPRAVMDIAAAQWRFGALGRLQRLDVHLAPSSDGAAVRRAIRESLPADVVIADAASDVARNDGLSAAYRVNLDMLALIALLTGGFLVYSAQSLSVARRRSQLALLRVLGMAKGSLLAQILGEALALGLLGAAAGIGLGLGLAQLALTMLGGDLGGGYFHGQAPRLVFAPWPALVFGALGVGAAVLGSMVPALAASRIAPGIAIKNAGDAVDPRTPARVRPALVLLAAALGASLLPAVGGIALFGYIAMALLLAGGVMLMPWLSRLLVAPLRLLPVRSVAFRLAAARLWGAPSQASVALAGVLASTALTVAMAVMVTSFRGSVERWLGDVLQADLYVVAGTGAGGSFDAATQARMRAVPGVAWLGTLKEVPLQFDASRPAVTLVVRTLDGPGARLALIGPQRTPPSGSLPVWVSEPASRLYHWAPGDTLTLPLPGSPRATVAGVWRDYARQQGAIVIDERAYTRLTGDRSRSGVSVGVMPGTPVGAVADALRTVAQAGGTAATISRPADIRGTALRAFDRSFLITYLLEGIAVCVGLAGVAATIGAQVLSRIREFGMLRHVGALRGDLARMLLIEGTLLGLVGGVAGVALGLAMSQVLIRVVNPQSFHWTMDTLLPWPLLGGVVVALAVATGGTALLVGRRVLSTDAVRAVREDW; translated from the coding sequence GTGGCTGAGCGCCGACTGCTGCCCCTTGCTGGCCGCTGGCTGCTCGGCAGCGAGTGGCGCGCCTATCCCGGCCGCGCGTTGTCGGCGGTGCTGGCCATTGCGCTGGGCGTCTCGCTCGGCTTCGCGGTGCACCTGATCAACGCGTCGGCGCTGGGCGAGTTCGACAAGGCCGTGCACGCGGTCAGCGGAGCGGCGGATCTCACCCTGCGCTCGGCCAGTCCGCTGGGTTTCGACGAGATGCTTTATCCGCGGGTGGCGCGCCTGGCCGACATCGACGTATCACCCGTGGTGGTGTTGCCGGCCACCCTCGACGGCACGACGCCGGTATCGCTGGAGGGCGTCGACCTGTTGCGCCCGGCGCCCACCGGACAGGCCACGGGGCCGATCGATGCCGGTGCCATGGGCGGCCTGCTTGCCGGTGACGCGATCTATCTTTCCCAGGGCATCCAGAAGATCGTCGGCCGTGCGCCGGGCGAGACAGTGACCCTCACCGCCAACGGGCGCAGCCGCCAAGTGCGCATCGCCGGCAGCCTTCCCGAGGGTGCCCAGCCGCGCGCCGTCATGGATATCGCGGCGGCGCAGTGGCGTTTCGGCGCCCTGGGCAGGTTGCAACGGTTGGACGTCCATCTGGCACCGTCGTCCGATGGTGCCGCGGTCCGGCGGGCCATTCGCGAAAGCCTTCCGGCCGACGTGGTGATCGCGGATGCCGCCAGCGATGTCGCCCGTAACGACGGCCTGTCCGCGGCGTATCGGGTCAACCTCGACATGCTGGCGCTGATCGCCCTGCTCACGGGCGGCTTCCTGGTCTATTCCGCGCAATCTCTCTCGGTGGCCCGACGACGGTCGCAACTGGCGCTGCTGCGGGTACTGGGCATGGCGAAGGGCAGCCTGCTCGCCCAGATACTTGGCGAGGCGCTGGCACTGGGCCTGCTCGGCGCGGCGGCAGGCATCGGCCTGGGTCTGGGCCTGGCCCAGCTGGCGCTGACGATGCTCGGCGGCGACCTGGGTGGCGGATACTTCCACGGCCAGGCGCCCCGGCTGGTGTTCGCGCCCTGGCCAGCGCTCGTCTTTGGCGCGCTCGGCGTCGGCGCGGCCGTGCTGGGCAGCATGGTGCCCGCACTGGCGGCCTCGCGCATCGCGCCGGGCATCGCGATCAAGAACGCCGGCGATGCCGTCGATCCGCGCACGCCCGCGCGGGTGCGGCCGGCGCTGGTGCTGCTGGCCGCGGCACTCGGCGCGTCGTTGCTGCCCGCCGTCGGCGGCATCGCCCTGTTCGGTTACATCGCCATGGCCCTGCTGCTGGCCGGTGGCGTGATGCTGATGCCGTGGTTGTCGCGGCTGCTGGTGGCACCGCTGCGCCTGCTCCCCGTGCGCTCGGTCGCGTTCCGGCTGGCGGCCGCACGGTTGTGGGGCGCGCCGTCGCAGGCCTCGGTCGCCCTGGCGGGCGTGCTCGCCTCCACCGCGCTCACGGTGGCGATGGCGGTCATGGTCACCAGCTTCCGGGGCTCCGTGGAACGCTGGCTGGGCGATGTGTTGCAGGCCGATCTCTACGTCGTGGCGGGGACGGGGGCGGGCGGCAGCTTCGACGCCGCGACCCAGGCGCGCATGCGCGCCGTGCCGGGCGTCGCCTGGCTGGGCACCCTTAAAGAGGTGCCGTTGCAGTTCGATGCGAGTCGACCCGCGGTCACCCTGGTGGTCAGGACGCTCGACGGACCGGGCGCGCGGCTGGCGCTGATCGGCCCCCAGCGGACGCCTCCGTCCGGTAGCCTTCCGGTCTGGGTGTCCGAGCCTGCCTCGCGCCTCTATCACTGGGCGCCCGGCGATACGCTGACCTTGCCGCTGCCGGGATCGCCGCGTGCAACCGTGGCCGGTGTGTGGCGCGACTACGCCCGCCAGCAGGGTGCCATCGTCATCGATGAGCGCGCGTATACGCGGCTGACCGGTGACCGCTCGCGCAGTGGCGTATCCGTCGGCGTGATGCCGGGTACGCCGGTCGGTGCCGTGGCGGACGCATTGCGCACGGTCGCGCAGGCAGGCGGTACGGCGGCGACCATCAGCCGACCAGCGGACATTCGTGGCACGGCGCTGCGAGCGTTCGACCGCAGTTTCCTCATCACCTACCTGCTCGAGGGCATCGCCGTGTGCGTCGGCCTCGCCGGCGTGGCGGCCACCATCGGCGCGCAGGTGCTGTCGCGCATCCGCGAGTTCGGCATGTTGCGCCACGTCGGTGCGCTGCGCGGCGATCTTGCGCGCATGCTGCTGATCGAAGGCACACTGCTGGGCCTGGTCGGTGGCGTGGCGGGTGTCGCCCTCGGCCTGGCCATGAGCCAGGTGCTGATCCGGGTGGTGAACCCGCAATCCTTCCACTGGACGATGGATACCCTGCTGCCGTGGCCGTTGCTCGGCGGTGTCGTCGTCGCACTGGCCGTGGCGACGGGAGGCACGGCGTTGCTGGTCGGACGCCGCGTGCTTTCCACCGATGCCGTGCGTGCCGTGCGGGAGGACTGGTAA
- a CDS encoding DeoR/GlpR family DNA-binding transcription regulator, whose protein sequence is MLTTHRKRAILAALQRDGQVIAKTLSDTFGVSEDTVRRDLRELAAEGLLQRVHGGALPASAAMGDFVQRQDIQMDVKRAIAVRAARMILPGHVVILDGGTTCVEMARSLPPTLEATVVTHSPSVAVALAAHPRIEVVLIGGRLFKHSVVTVGAAAIEAMAHIRADTYFMGVTGVHPTEGFSTGDLEEAYVKRALAARAAEVVVLASTEKLGAASPYVIGGIDMAQSVVIDDAAPDTLRRALAQAGVAVVEA, encoded by the coding sequence ATGCTGACGACCCATCGCAAACGGGCCATCCTCGCCGCCCTCCAGCGGGACGGACAGGTGATCGCCAAGACCCTGAGCGACACCTTCGGCGTGTCCGAGGACACGGTGCGTCGTGACCTGCGGGAACTGGCCGCGGAAGGCCTTCTGCAGCGCGTGCACGGCGGGGCCCTGCCGGCGTCCGCGGCCATGGGCGACTTCGTGCAGAGGCAGGACATCCAGATGGACGTGAAGCGAGCCATCGCCGTCCGCGCTGCCCGCATGATCCTGCCCGGGCACGTCGTGATCCTCGATGGCGGCACGACCTGCGTCGAGATGGCGCGCTCTCTTCCGCCCACGCTGGAGGCCACCGTAGTGACGCATAGTCCCAGCGTCGCCGTGGCCCTGGCCGCACACCCCCGCATCGAGGTGGTGCTGATCGGCGGTCGGCTGTTCAAGCATTCCGTGGTCACCGTCGGCGCCGCCGCCATCGAGGCGATGGCACACATCCGCGCGGACACGTATTTCATGGGCGTCACCGGCGTGCATCCCACCGAGGGCTTCAGCACGGGCGACCTCGAGGAGGCCTATGTGAAGCGTGCGCTCGCGGCACGGGCTGCCGAGGTGGTCGTGCTGGCATCCACCGAAAAACTCGGCGCGGCGTCGCCCTATGTCATCGGCGGCATCGACATGGCCCAGAGTGTGGTAATCGATGACGCCGCGCCGGATACGCTACGCCGCGCACTGGCCCAGGCAGGCGTGGCCGTCGTCGAAGCCTAG
- a CDS encoding carotenoid 1,2-hydratase, with protein sequence MTWPRRLALWMLLGVGLTAGSCPAGDRVAYTPVSPVSTVVLPRDHAAHPGYKTEWWYVTGWLQTRGGPVGFQVTFFRSRLPFDDGNPSRFAPRQAIIGHVALSDPATGHLLDAQRLAREGFGLAGASTEAADLTLGDWRLHREADGRFTTQVHGEAFALDLTLTPTQPALLQGDAGYSRKGPAPGQASAYFSQPHLAVSGSLSRGGHKETVRGEAWLDREWSSSLLDPRSVGWDWAGLNMDDGSALTVFRVRDAQGHAVWAGGSLRAADGKVTVFGPADVVFAPRRRWRSPRTAAEYPVETDITVTLPSGPCRFTLRPLFDDQELDTRRTGGPVYWEGAVQTEGGRGYLELVGYGDKVSL encoded by the coding sequence ATGACATGGCCGCGCCGGCTGGCGCTGTGGATGCTTCTCGGCGTGGGCCTGACCGCCGGCTCGTGCCCGGCGGGCGATCGTGTGGCGTACACGCCCGTCTCGCCGGTGTCGACCGTGGTGCTCCCGCGCGACCACGCGGCGCATCCGGGCTACAAGACCGAATGGTGGTACGTCACCGGATGGCTGCAGACGCGCGGCGGTCCGGTTGGCTTCCAGGTCACCTTCTTCCGCTCCCGCCTGCCGTTCGACGACGGCAACCCCAGCCGCTTCGCGCCCCGCCAGGCAATCATCGGGCACGTGGCGCTGTCCGATCCTGCCACCGGCCATCTCCTGGACGCACAGCGGCTGGCGCGCGAAGGATTCGGCCTGGCCGGCGCGTCGACGGAAGCCGCCGACCTGACGCTGGGCGACTGGCGCCTGCATCGCGAGGCGGACGGCCGCTTCACTACGCAGGTGCATGGCGAGGCTTTCGCGCTGGACCTGACGCTCACGCCGACCCAGCCGGCCCTGTTGCAGGGCGATGCGGGCTACAGCCGCAAGGGACCGGCGCCCGGTCAAGCCAGCGCGTATTTCAGCCAGCCGCACCTCGCGGTTTCGGGCAGTCTTTCGCGCGGCGGCCACAAGGAAACGGTACGCGGTGAGGCGTGGCTCGATCGCGAATGGTCGTCCAGCCTGCTGGACCCGAGGTCGGTCGGCTGGGACTGGGCGGGCCTGAACATGGATGATGGCAGTGCCCTCACCGTCTTCCGCGTGCGCGACGCGCAGGGCCATGCCGTGTGGGCCGGCGGCAGCCTGCGGGCCGCGGACGGCAAGGTGACGGTGTTCGGTCCCGCGGATGTCGTGTTTGCCCCGCGTCGTCGCTGGCGCTCGCCGCGCACCGCCGCGGAGTATCCGGTCGAGACCGACATCACGGTGACGCTGCCCTCGGGACCGTGCCGCTTCACCCTGCGTCCGCTGTTCGACGACCAGGAACTGGATACGCGGCGCACGGGCGGCCCGGTGTATTGGGAGGGAGCCGTGCAGACCGAGGGCGGGCGTGGCTATCTGGAACTGGTGGGCTACGGCGACAAGGTCAGCCTCTAG